The following proteins are encoded in a genomic region of Fervidobacterium pennivorans DSM 9078:
- a CDS encoding DDE-type integrase/transposase/recombinase yields the protein MNNSTLSCPKCGSTSLYKNGHDKYGNQQFLCKLCHHSFKLSHSQKRKNFPFPYPKCSSCGKAMEIHKVRRSFVVFRCRACRTKDRVPFNLPEPVSLIPEKFKYFRFPIYFILKAFVLYMKHNMSYRSLAHSLNIKVSHVTIYKWVIRLCTLFSVLFPTFTIENVFSVHADETVLVFKEQKYYVWLLVDHETNFILCWHVSKYRDMGQVKVLLEKFFGNLEPKSIELITDGLGAYESAVKLLFRNINHVVVPLGKNNQCESKFSLLKDFFRLKRGLKNTKNLAKYIQGFCVVKNLWKTHNGNINCILSHLHSFITTS from the coding sequence ATGAACAACTCAACACTCTCTTGTCCAAAATGCGGTTCCACCAGCCTATACAAAAACGGTCACGACAAATACGGTAACCAACAATTCCTTTGCAAACTCTGCCATCATTCCTTCAAACTTTCCCATTCTCAAAAACGCAAAAACTTTCCTTTCCCATATCCCAAATGCTCTTCTTGTGGTAAAGCTATGGAAATTCACAAAGTCCGTCGCTCTTTCGTTGTCTTCCGTTGTAGAGCTTGTCGTACAAAAGATAGAGTTCCTTTTAACCTTCCTGAACCAGTCTCACTTATTCCTGAGAAATTTAAATATTTCCGCTTCCCTATCTACTTCATCTTAAAAGCTTTCGTTTTGTATATGAAACACAATATGTCTTATCGCTCTCTTGCTCATTCTCTTAATATCAAAGTATCTCATGTCACCATATACAAATGGGTTATTAGATTGTGTACTTTATTCTCTGTACTTTTCCCAACATTTACCATCGAAAATGTTTTCTCAGTTCATGCTGATGAAACTGTTCTTGTGTTCAAAGAACAAAAGTACTATGTTTGGCTATTAGTCGATCATGAAACTAACTTTATCCTTTGTTGGCATGTCTCAAAGTACCGTGATATGGGACAAGTCAAAGTATTGCTCGAGAAGTTCTTTGGTAATTTAGAACCTAAAAGCATTGAACTTATTACTGATGGACTTGGTGCATATGAAAGTGCAGTAAAGCTGTTGTTCAGAAATATCAATCACGTAGTGGTACCGCTCGGTAAAAACAATCAATGTGAATCTAAGTTTTCATTGTTGAAAGACTTTTTCCGACTCAAGCGAGGGCTGAAGAATACGAAGAATTTAGCAAAATACATTCAAGGCTTTTGTGTAGTGAAGAATCTTTGGAAAACACACAATGGCAATATCAATTGCATTCTTTCACACTTACACTCTTTCATCACTACAAGTTAA
- a CDS encoding substrate-binding periplasmic protein has protein sequence MTIKNAVAILLLAILLISIYTFGQFLKIGLLLGEPYAYWLSIKLSGIEYDIWRAIGTELNMQVEFYVLPFSVLDAAVLPKLGLDVIAGGIHMTDERKKVFKFTQPYINSGLAIVLRKDIKWDGDIEKITFGVKKGSTGERIVRDWVKSGKKIKYSTFVSNEEIVINLLIKKIDGAFFDYINALYLSKKYGFQVHKDLIYSTNIGAVLLNSSLEKKLNDAISKLVSNGTIQRILTSYVGSF, from the coding sequence GTGACAATAAAAAATGCTGTCGCTATATTACTCTTAGCAATTTTATTAATTTCCATATATACTTTTGGCCAATTTCTAAAAATAGGACTTTTATTAGGTGAACCATACGCGTATTGGCTTTCCATCAAGCTTTCTGGAATAGAATACGACATTTGGCGGGCTATTGGAACCGAGTTGAATATGCAAGTGGAGTTTTACGTGTTACCATTCTCTGTGCTTGACGCTGCGGTACTTCCAAAACTCGGTTTGGATGTAATAGCCGGTGGAATCCATATGACCGATGAAAGAAAAAAAGTCTTCAAATTCACCCAACCTTACATTAATTCAGGACTTGCGATAGTGCTCAGAAAAGACATCAAGTGGGACGGAGATATCGAAAAAATCACTTTTGGGGTAAAGAAAGGCAGCACCGGTGAGAGAATTGTTAGAGATTGGGTCAAATCTGGCAAAAAGATAAAATACTCGACGTTTGTATCAAACGAGGAAATTGTGATTAACCTACTCATTAAAAAAATAGATGGTGCGTTCTTTGATTATATCAACGCTTTGTATCTATCGAAAAAATATGGTTTCCAAGTTCACAAAGATTTGATTTACTCCACTAATATAGGTGCAGTTCTGCTAAACAGCTCTTTAGAGAAAAAACTGAATGATGCAATCTCCAAACTCGTATCAAATGGAACAATACAGCGTATACTTACATCATATGTGGGAAGCTTCTAA
- a CDS encoding YitT family protein, with translation MIKFSKDFDLKEQIKEYVLSTIGVMLTALGLVIFFIPNNIAAGGASGMAMILHKLISTVPVGIWMYIVNVVLFVLGFLLVGKDFSFKTIYSTFALNFFVDLFDRIINIPKYTGEDLMLAVFFGNVLTSVGMAIAFANNSSTGGTDIIAKIISKYFHTPIGTTLLMVDFAIGIFAGFAFNARIAMYALLAIIINGITIDFVLKGLELSVTMMIISKKVDDIKKYILEKMERGATILKAQGAYSGRDIDVLYVALKRRELGEVLNVIRHIDPEAFVIVTEARYVLGEGFRRVDKVV, from the coding sequence ATGATTAAATTTTCGAAAGATTTTGATTTGAAAGAACAGATTAAGGAGTACGTGCTTTCTACAATAGGTGTCATGTTGACCGCACTTGGACTTGTGATATTCTTCATTCCAAACAACATCGCAGCTGGTGGTGCCAGTGGTATGGCGATGATTCTGCACAAGTTAATTTCCACCGTCCCCGTGGGTATTTGGATGTACATCGTAAATGTTGTACTTTTCGTGTTAGGTTTTTTACTTGTTGGTAAAGATTTCAGTTTTAAAACGATATATTCAACATTTGCTTTGAACTTCTTCGTTGATTTGTTTGACAGGATTATAAACATTCCGAAATATACCGGCGAAGATTTGATGCTTGCTGTCTTTTTCGGTAACGTGTTGACGTCTGTTGGTATGGCTATAGCGTTTGCAAACAACTCCTCGACAGGTGGTACGGATATTATAGCAAAAATAATTTCGAAATATTTCCACACACCGATAGGAACAACGCTACTTATGGTTGATTTCGCTATAGGTATATTTGCAGGGTTTGCGTTCAACGCAAGAATCGCCATGTACGCGTTGCTTGCAATAATTATAAACGGTATCACCATAGATTTTGTGCTCAAAGGTCTTGAACTCTCCGTAACGATGATGATTATCTCAAAGAAAGTGGATGATATTAAAAAATACATACTTGAGAAAATGGAACGCGGTGCAACGATACTCAAAGCGCAGGGCGCTTACTCGGGTAGAGATATCGACGTGCTCTACGTAGCACTAAAGCGCAGAGAACTTGGCGAAGTGTTGAACGTGATTCGTCATATCGACCCCGAGGCGTTTGTTATTGTCACAGAAGCCAGATACGTTCTTGGGGAAGGCTTTAGAAGGGTAGATAAGGTGGTTTGA
- a CDS encoding acetyl-CoA C-acetyltransferase: MVYILGAKRTAIGSFGGSLKDIPAPQLGAIAAKAAIVQSGVPVEDFDETIVGCILTAGQGMGPGRQVGIYAGIPAEKPGYTVNMLCGSGMKSVMIGASDIELGEADVVLAGGIENMSQAPFLISYRARFGLRFGSQEMQDHMILDGLTDVFNKVHMGLTAETLAEEFNISREEQDEFAYNSQMKAKAAIEAGKFKDEIVPVEVPDKKGVKIFDTDEYPRFDTTLESLAKLRPAFKPNGTITAGNASGINDGGSAIVLASERYVEKKGLKPLGRIVAWAQAGVDPMRMGFGPVPATEKVLKKAGLSFQDIELIELNEAFAAQSLAVIKGWEKAFGVTKDWILERTNVNGGAIALGHPIGASGNRIIVTLLYEMKKRHVKYGLATLCIGGGMGTAVIVENIE; this comes from the coding sequence ATGGTTTACATCCTTGGTGCAAAGCGGACGGCTATTGGAAGTTTTGGAGGCTCTTTGAAAGATATTCCCGCGCCGCAACTTGGTGCAATTGCAGCAAAGGCAGCGATAGTGCAATCTGGAGTTCCGGTTGAAGATTTCGACGAAACTATTGTCGGTTGTATTCTAACAGCTGGGCAAGGCATGGGTCCGGGTAGACAAGTTGGCATCTATGCTGGCATTCCTGCTGAGAAGCCAGGTTACACTGTCAACATGCTATGCGGTAGTGGGATGAAGTCAGTCATGATAGGCGCCAGTGACATTGAACTCGGCGAGGCTGACGTTGTGCTTGCAGGTGGAATAGAAAATATGTCACAAGCGCCGTTCTTGATTTCTTACCGTGCAAGATTCGGTCTGAGGTTTGGAAGTCAAGAAATGCAAGACCACATGATACTTGATGGGCTCACGGATGTCTTCAATAAAGTGCACATGGGTCTTACCGCTGAAACACTCGCCGAAGAGTTCAACATATCTCGTGAAGAACAAGACGAATTTGCTTACAACAGTCAGATGAAGGCAAAGGCAGCTATTGAAGCGGGTAAGTTTAAAGACGAAATCGTGCCAGTTGAGGTTCCAGACAAGAAGGGAGTTAAAATTTTCGATACGGACGAATACCCACGTTTCGATACAACACTTGAATCGTTGGCAAAGTTAAGACCAGCATTTAAACCTAACGGAACAATTACAGCCGGGAACGCAAGTGGAATAAACGATGGTGGTAGCGCGATAGTTCTTGCAAGTGAAAGGTATGTTGAAAAGAAAGGACTTAAGCCGTTGGGCAGGATTGTTGCATGGGCTCAAGCTGGTGTAGACCCGATGAGGATGGGTTTCGGACCGGTTCCAGCAACGGAAAAGGTGCTTAAAAAAGCAGGTTTGTCATTCCAGGATATAGAACTCATTGAACTTAACGAAGCATTCGCTGCACAAAGCCTTGCGGTTATAAAAGGATGGGAAAAGGCATTCGGAGTTACAAAAGATTGGATTCTCGAGCGTACGAACGTCAATGGCGGAGCGATAGCACTTGGTCATCCAATCGGTGCTAGTGGAAACAGGATTATAGTAACGTTGCTCTATGAAATGAAGAAAAGGCACGTGAAGTATGGTTTAGCTACACTTTGTATCGGTGGTGGAATGGGCACTGCTGTAATTGTTGAAAACATTGAGTAA
- a CDS encoding thiamine ABC transporter substrate-binding protein — MKGLLKLTVFFLLTTTVFVFSAELVIYTSDSFAGGIAKVVIPKFEQMYKCKVRVISFGSMGDVLARLIAEKNAPKADVVIGLNPQQLQKAIKENLLQKYRATNSKNLVYKGFINDYGTVYDYGALAMIYNIEKIKNPPKSFKDLLKPEYKGKFVLIDPRTSSTGLTFLMWTIAALGEDGAMDFWKEVKKNVLTFTSGWSAAFKMLETGEADMIVSYATDGAYSMYKYGTIKYMPIIFEEGAYVLEEYAAIVKGAKNLALARAFIEFMLTPDFQKEVPLNQWMFPVIDVQLPEVYKYVPPVNKILRLNPTVNDRLDEILRKWEKAVVG; from the coding sequence GGTGGAATAGCAAAGGTTGTCATTCCGAAATTCGAGCAGATGTACAAGTGTAAAGTTAGAGTTATTAGTTTTGGTTCTATGGGAGACGTTTTAGCAAGACTTATTGCAGAAAAGAACGCACCTAAGGCTGATGTTGTCATCGGTTTAAATCCTCAACAGCTTCAAAAAGCGATAAAAGAGAACTTGTTGCAAAAGTATCGTGCTACCAATTCGAAAAATCTTGTCTACAAAGGCTTCATTAACGACTACGGAACAGTCTACGACTACGGAGCTTTGGCGATGATTTACAACATCGAAAAGATAAAGAATCCTCCAAAATCTTTCAAAGACCTTTTGAAACCCGAATACAAAGGCAAGTTCGTGCTTATCGACCCAAGAACCTCCAGCACGGGTTTAACATTCCTGATGTGGACCATTGCTGCACTTGGAGAAGACGGTGCAATGGACTTTTGGAAAGAAGTCAAGAAAAACGTATTGACATTTACAAGTGGATGGAGCGCAGCATTCAAAATGCTCGAAACAGGCGAAGCAGACATGATAGTGAGTTATGCAACAGATGGTGCTTACAGTATGTACAAATACGGCACAATCAAGTACATGCCTATAATATTTGAGGAAGGTGCGTACGTGCTCGAGGAATACGCAGCTATCGTAAAGGGCGCAAAGAACTTGGCACTTGCGAGGGCATTCATAGAGTTCATGCTCACCCCGGATTTCCAAAAGGAAGTACCACTGAACCAGTGGATGTTCCCTGTTATCGATGTTCAGCTACCGGAAGTATACAAATACGTACCACCTGTTAACAAAATACTGAGACTTAACCCAACCGTTAACGATAGGTTGGACGAAATACTCAGAAAATGGGAAAAAGCTGTGGTTGGATAA
- a CDS encoding beta-ketoacyl-ACP reductase, with amino-acid sequence MRLDGKVCIITGAGSGIGRAAAELFAKEGAIVIACDVNETSYENPNIHFYKLDVTDRNRIAEVVKDVVEKFGKIDVLVNNAGITRDALIQNMTEEDWDKVINVNLKGVFNMTQAVVPYMLEAGKGSIINTSSVVGVYGNIGQTNYAATKAGVIGMTKTWAKEFARKGAQIRVNAVAPGFIKTPMTEKVPEKILTMMAEKAALKRLGEPIEVAYVYLFLASDESSYITGQVIGVDGGLIL; translated from the coding sequence ATGAGATTGGATGGTAAGGTGTGTATTATTACGGGAGCAGGGAGTGGTATTGGAAGAGCAGCAGCTGAGTTGTTTGCAAAAGAAGGAGCTATAGTTATCGCGTGTGATGTAAATGAGACATCGTATGAAAATCCAAATATACATTTCTACAAACTCGATGTAACGGATAGAAACAGGATAGCTGAGGTTGTGAAGGATGTTGTTGAGAAATTTGGAAAGATAGACGTGCTTGTAAACAACGCAGGTATTACACGTGATGCGTTGATTCAAAATATGACCGAGGAAGATTGGGACAAGGTTATCAATGTGAACCTGAAAGGTGTTTTCAATATGACACAAGCCGTTGTTCCATACATGTTGGAGGCAGGCAAGGGTAGCATAATCAACACATCATCTGTTGTTGGAGTTTATGGAAACATAGGTCAGACAAATTATGCAGCAACAAAAGCAGGTGTCATTGGTATGACGAAAACATGGGCGAAAGAATTTGCCAGAAAGGGCGCACAAATCAGGGTTAACGCTGTCGCACCAGGCTTTATCAAAACGCCGATGACAGAAAAGGTTCCAGAAAAGATTTTAACTATGATGGCAGAAAAAGCAGCACTTAAACGCCTCGGAGAACCGATCGAAGTAGCTTACGTGTATTTGTTCCTTGCTTCAGATGAATCGTCCTATATCACAGGTCAAGTGATAGGTGTAGATGGAGGGCTTATACTCTAG
- a CDS encoding methyl-accepting chemotaxis protein has protein sequence MRNLSIFQKILVIVAVLAIGMVIIGIYSTFSLRSSIIEKTKQNLQALAENSGETFWSFIEQHTKLIELLSKDANVMGVYKNEYQEDVWMKKLFDSVIKSYPDVMNVYVGLKDKRMYLVPEQELPEGYDPTSRPWYQAAVAKPGQIIVTEPYADASTGKLVVTVAKTVQTDEGIVGVVALDFDVSKLSDTLLSKGKELGYLNAIVSAEGNIIMHSDKTLVGKNVKDTEFFQKWVSGPESGVFGYTFNNEKRITGYKRLPNGWTYATVVLEKDLMKEANLQTLINISITIVAVILGVIVALFISRAFVIKPINDIVESADKIANGDLTVRINYSSKDEIGKLAAALDKMVLALREIATNIERDSQTVKQEASKVAAVSEEVSATIEELTAQVDSVNSNVNNASAAIEEMTSGIEEVAASAQNVANASQKLSEEAQKVTQLANEGQKAIFSIADVIVQTREKADVTFQIVEKLSESAKNIGEIVDTINSIAEQTNLLALNAAIEAARAGEAGRGFAVVADEIRKLAEESKQATQNIAEILRGIVDNSMKASEATNETVEIVNKAYSESNLVKSQFEQILQSIVRMSQMTENLAASAQEQSAAAEEMSSAMDSASKSMVSVVEQMNEVTMAIKQQADAMSNIARTAENLDDIAEKLVETVRRFKI, from the coding sequence ATGCGAAACTTGAGTATTTTTCAAAAAATTTTGGTCATAGTGGCTGTGCTTGCCATCGGTATGGTTATTATTGGTATTTATTCAACGTTTTCTTTACGTTCCAGCATTATCGAAAAAACCAAACAAAACCTTCAAGCACTTGCGGAAAACAGTGGAGAAACCTTCTGGAGTTTTATTGAACAACATACCAAACTAATCGAGCTGCTCTCCAAAGATGCAAACGTTATGGGTGTTTACAAGAATGAATACCAAGAAGATGTGTGGATGAAAAAGTTGTTTGACAGCGTTATTAAAAGCTATCCAGACGTCATGAATGTTTACGTGGGATTGAAAGATAAACGCATGTATTTAGTACCCGAACAAGAACTTCCAGAAGGATACGACCCAACCTCAAGACCTTGGTATCAAGCAGCCGTGGCAAAACCTGGTCAGATAATCGTAACTGAGCCATATGCAGACGCATCGACAGGAAAACTTGTTGTAACTGTAGCAAAAACCGTCCAAACCGATGAGGGTATCGTTGGAGTAGTTGCACTCGATTTTGATGTATCAAAGCTTTCCGATACGCTTTTATCAAAGGGTAAGGAATTAGGATACTTGAATGCAATAGTATCTGCTGAAGGTAATATCATAATGCATTCCGATAAGACGTTGGTTGGTAAGAACGTAAAAGATACAGAATTCTTCCAGAAATGGGTCTCCGGTCCGGAAAGTGGGGTGTTCGGATACACATTCAACAACGAAAAAAGAATCACAGGTTACAAGAGACTTCCAAACGGATGGACTTATGCAACGGTTGTTCTCGAAAAAGACTTGATGAAGGAAGCTAACTTACAAACGTTAATTAATATCTCCATAACAATTGTGGCTGTCATATTAGGTGTCATTGTGGCATTATTTATAAGCAGGGCGTTCGTCATTAAGCCAATCAATGATATTGTAGAAAGTGCCGATAAGATAGCGAATGGCGACCTTACAGTTAGAATCAACTATTCATCTAAAGACGAGATTGGAAAACTTGCTGCAGCCCTTGACAAGATGGTTTTGGCACTCAGGGAAATAGCAACGAACATTGAAAGGGATTCTCAAACAGTCAAGCAAGAAGCTTCGAAAGTTGCCGCTGTGTCTGAGGAAGTCAGTGCTACAATTGAGGAGCTCACCGCACAGGTTGACAGCGTCAATTCAAACGTTAACAACGCATCCGCTGCAATAGAAGAAATGACGAGTGGTATAGAAGAGGTTGCGGCAAGCGCTCAAAATGTTGCCAACGCTTCTCAAAAGCTCAGTGAGGAAGCGCAAAAAGTCACGCAACTTGCGAACGAAGGTCAGAAAGCTATTTTCTCAATTGCAGATGTTATCGTCCAGACAAGAGAAAAAGCCGATGTTACGTTCCAGATTGTGGAAAAACTCAGTGAGAGCGCAAAGAACATAGGTGAGATTGTTGATACCATTAACTCTATAGCCGAGCAGACAAACCTACTTGCACTGAACGCTGCAATAGAAGCTGCAAGAGCAGGAGAAGCTGGTAGAGGTTTTGCAGTAGTTGCAGATGAAATCAGGAAACTTGCGGAAGAAAGTAAGCAAGCAACTCAGAATATCGCAGAGATACTCCGAGGTATAGTTGATAACAGTATGAAAGCAAGCGAAGCAACAAACGAAACTGTTGAAATTGTCAACAAAGCATACAGCGAATCAAACTTGGTAAAATCACAATTCGAACAGATTCTCCAAAGCATAGTGCGTATGTCTCAGATGACGGAGAACCTTGCAGCCAGCGCACAAGAACAGAGCGCAGCAGCAGAAGAAATGAGCAGTGCTATGGATAGTGCAAGTAAGTCGATGGTCAGTGTAGTTGAACAGATGAACGAAGTCACAATGGCAATAAAACAACAAGCAGATGCTATGTCAAATATTGCAAGGACAGCCGAGAACCTTGACGATATCGCAGAAAAACTTGTTGAAACAGTGAGAAGATTTAAAATCTAA